The nucleotide sequence TAAGAAGGCATATTTGTTTCTAATGACTACCTTGCCTGTTACTCTGAGAGTTATCACTGGGTAAAATAGAGAGTGCAACCTCCTTAGGGTTGCACAGCAACAGCAGGGAAGACTTCTGTGGAGTAACAGAAACTAAGAACTAGAAAGAACCAGAGGCCATTCAAACAAGAATAACGTGGCCCAGAAACAACAAATGACTCACCTAAGGTCACTAAACCAGCAACTAAGACTAGGCTTGCTGTCACTCATGTCGGGCCTTTCCTCATCACACCATGCTCTATTAGTAGTGCAGATGGTGAGATCCTCACGAACACAGTTCTTGCTGTTTTTTACTGGACTTTTAAATTAATCTTAAAACCATTAAAGCGATATATTTTATTgtggacaaataaaaatatgggtagaggagaaaataaaaatcttcttaATGTATCATCCAGAGAAGAACAGCGTTAACAAGTTTATCATTCCAGTACTTTTCCAACCATTACATATCTTAGCAAACTGGAATTATACTGAATATTTagtaaaaagcatttttttgGTTAATAAATTATAAGTATTTCCTCTCCATAtcaatagatatttaaaatattttaataactatttaATCCCACATCTACATCATGATTTAACTAATGGCCTATGATTGAACATGTAGATTTCCATGTTtctactattataaataaaagtacCATAAACATCATTATAAATAAATCTCTCTAGGAACAACTATCTCTTTAGGACAAACTCTTAGAAAGGAAACAAAGTCAAAGGGAATGAGTATTTTTGAGGCTTTTGATAATTACTGCCTTCCAGAAAAGGTATACTAATTtacatactaatttacattagtGTTTGACAGTTTCTCTGAATCCTTGACAAAATCAATTGTATCGTTTAAAAAGCAAATCCattagaatcgcttgaacccgggaggcagaggttgcagtgagccgagaccgcgccactgcactccagcctgggtgacacagtgagactgtctcaaaaaaaacaaaaaacacaaaaaacaacaacaaaaagcaatcttatttgatttttaaaaacacgtTTTATTTtgctacattaaaaatattagtttaattATTTCTGTTAAGTTCTcggtaataattttatttccactCTAGAATTTTATAAAGCAGAACTTACATTAAGAACGctttgggattaaaaaaaaaatgacatgcacaaaataaattcaattagAGGAAGTTTCTAAACCTTGAAACAAGTCCCAGGAAAGAGTGAAGTTTAATTTTCCTTTGCAagcaatgtttttttctttttttggtaattaAAATGCCTCCAAGTCAGCATATTACTGATCTTCAATTTTACAATATTAAATGGCTAACAGGGCTGGTTCTTTGCTAATaatatagctaacatttacttAGTGCTTACCCATGTACCAGACACAATTCCatgaggtaagtactattattatcccacTTTACAGGACAGGAAAAAGGCTGAGAAAGGTTACCTGggctaaggtcacacagcttccAAAGGGTAGAGCTAGGACTTGAACCTTGATTGGTCTGATTTCAAAACCACCATGTTACAAATAGTATTGTTTGTACTACTTTGCTTGTACTACAATGTAGCATTTTACTTAAGTATTTATTTAGGAGATAAAAAGTTACTCTTCAtctgttcattctttctttttttttgagaccgagttttgctcttgttgcccaggctggaaatggcatgatcttggctcaccacaacctccgccttccgggttcaaccttcctgcctcagccacccgagcagctgggattacaggcatgcatcaccacgtccagcaaattctgtatttttagtagagacgggatttctccatgttggtcaggctggtctcaaactcctgacctcaggtgatccgcccgcctcggcctcccagtgttgggattacaggcgtgagctactgcgcctgtcCTCATCTGTtcattctttacaaaaataacaCGTCTACTAATAGTTGCTATTTGAGTATAACTGAAAAAATGAGTGACTACTCTGCAATCTTTTTAACAAACATTCAAAAACAGTTATCTTTGAAAAGACACCATTCATGGAAGGGTGTGCTGGGCTCTCTTGGAGCACAAACTATTAGAAGAGTTAACTCAAAAAGTCTAAATTTAAacgtttaaaaaaaatcactgttgtGACGACCCCTCCCATGTAGGGTGGAGAGAACAGTCAACAGGAAGCTAATAACACAGGATGGGTGGGGCTCCTCAACAGCAAAAGCtctgaaaaaaaggaagacaacagagagagaaagaaagagggagagagggaagggaaagtggagaagaaaatttaattttctgtgcTTTCAACCATTCCACACGCCAGTAAAATTCAAGAGATAATGGAATCTTTTGCTTGTTGTATTAACTACATTACTTAAGGAAGCGGTAAATCAAAGGTCATTAAAAATTAGGCTCCAACCACCCAATTCAATGTACATATTTTGGAGTGACTAAAGGCTGCATctgttaaatgcatttttactTCAAATGCAGTAACAAGAAGCATTTCCAGGTCTTTAAACCTGGAACACGGCGTGGTTCTAGATTCTGAGTCTTCCTGCAAAGAATGGGGAAACATTTCATATTCCTCTTTCCTCTGCAAATGTTGTCAAAGATGGGTAACTGGTTTCCATTAGTTTCCCAAGTCTTTAGGAAAGGGTGGGAATTGATGTTGTCTAAATATTAGGAGCGCAAGAATAATCAACAAtccaaacatgtttttctttctctagttaAGCAAATCCAAGAATCTCTCAGCCAAGCACACAGACACTCAGACATCTGCACACCAAGGcatttctttaaatgtaaaactataatacagaaaaatgaatcACCATAAAAATCGGAAAACCATATGCAGATGCACAACTTATTTTTATCATCCTTTAACTCGCCTGAATGTGAGCTCAAGCTCTCGACTCTGATTCCTTTCTCCTTCTACCAGTGTCTCATACCCACTCATTTCTTCTTTGCAAAATCCCTGTCCTACCTTGTGGTTCTTTTTCATAGTATCCTCTCTACTCTACCTCTTATCTAGAATCAGAACAGTAATGCCAGAAATCATCTTGGAGATCACAGACTAAACCCTTCTTCAGGGATGAGAACACTGAGTCCCAGGGTAGTTAATGTCTTGCCCAAGGTCCACAAGTTAGTGGAAGAGAGCTAAAATTAAAACTCGCTTCTGCCTGCCTGCCACGGTATGGTGCCAGGATCACCCTTGATTTGTTCCCTAAAGAGGTCTCTTACTAATAGGTTTCTCCCACTCAGAGTGGTGAGAAAAACCTCAAAAGATATGGCTTATCTTGTGAGTTATTTTCTCTAGCGGATGCACAGTGATCATCTCAGTTTACCCTTCAAAGCCTTTTATCAACTGTCTTCCTGGTGATACTCGTAATTTTTGCCACTGTGTACAGATCTCATGTTTAAGCTCTTTCCTACAGTTTGATGATGATGTGTCTGTGCCTACACACACACTTCTCTGACCTCAAATGTCTTACTATGCATTAATTCTTATCCTTTAAGGAAGAGTCTGCTCTTGTGGAGAGGtggttttgagacagtttcgaactttttctcatttgtatgtAGTCACATGTAGCTTAATgaagggatacattctgagaaatggactgttaggcaattttgttgtgTGACCATCAATGAGTACACtaacacaaacctagatggtacagcctaccaGACAACTGGCTAAatgatatagcctattgctcGTAGGCTAGGAACCTGTACAGCATGCTaccatactgaatactgtagacagCTGTAACACAATGcgaagtatttgtgtatttaaatatagcaaaagtacagtaaaaatacagcattacaatcttatggaaccaccattgtatatgcagtCTGTATACACAgtattatgcagtgcatgactgtattttctTACTAGAAATTCTGTGCTTCTGACAGGACTGACCAACATTAGATTCCACCCCTACAAATGCAAACAGAGAGCTTTCCTCTTCAGAGTTCTCACAATTCAGCCAGTCTTATCCTGGAATTCAGGTTGATGTTTCAAGCTGATGTTTTATCTCTAAAGAGATAATTACAAGTGAATGCCAATATTTATTTGTACTGATTCCAAGAAAgaattttcctgtcttttcttctctttattaaaatttttttcatttagtattttCTACTTTAATATAACctgctaataaaataaatactgtattgtATCTGTATTACTATGGCCAACAAACAAGGACACAGATTTTAATAACTATTATTTATGACAAAGAGTTTCCCTTACCTGGCTAAGAATTTTCATCCCTGAGTGCAACAGCTTCTTTGCAGCTTTATAATAAATGGTCTCTGGTTTATTGTAAATCATGGCATTAGTACACATTAGTTTGAAGTTATCCTGCAGAAAGAATATTAAGGGAGAAAATGAATTAATGCAAAACAAACTACCCCACACCCCCAGGTTAAAACCATACAGGTcctctaaaaatttaaaaagcaacaatatCCCTTTCTTTCACTATTTACTAAACAATACTAACAGCAATTTATTAAGTTTTAAGACTCACCAACAAAACAAATACtgctaaatgtatttaaatatgttatattatttcccaaattcttaaatattttatagtaccTGCATATAAACTGTAGATCCCAGAATGAAACTTTTAAATGGGTTTGTTCAGTATAATCTTACTGtacataaaaaaaaatgtgaagaaaatactTCTATTTCATATGTAATGATCTTAGCTGAGTAGttcatgtaattaaaaaaatattactcCTAGCTTTAAAGCAAACATCTTAAATTTCCATTTAggaattgaacattttatttcagaTCTTGACTGAAAACGGAGCAGTCCTAAATTATCGCAGTATTTCCTGCCAAATTCACATTAACTgagcaaaaaatgttaaaacatttacactatttttatgtgtttggaTACTATCATAAACCAAACATAATTTGCAGAATGTTGCAAAACCATGCCAATGTGAAATAAACCATACAACCTCAAGGAGTTAAAACATGTAACTGCAGTAGCCAAATTACCAAAACTGTCTTTTTGGCTTAAATTTCAAAGTCTGCGTATGTGCTGGAGAACTTGACCCCACTGCATGCTTTCACGGTTAAGTAATTGTTACATCTATTGCGATTCATTATGCCAAGGCCTTactaagttaaaagaaaaaaccgAAGAAAACAGAATCTGCCCCCTACAAatttctctaaaaaacaaaaacattcaaattccACTATTTAATAGCAATGACAGGTTAGAACacttaaatagaacaaaaataagTAGACTGAGTTCTATGTAAAAGTATGTAAGACTGATTGAAGGGTCGCAATAAATTTGGTATTAAAGTGGATGAAGTATATGTGGATCTTCAGTTTGGGCCATGACTCTATAAACAGTTAGGACTCTGCCAGATCTTGGATCTCTAAGCATCTGATGAAAGCTATGGGACCATCCTtaagcgcgcacacacacacagttgaacACAAAAGTCTTCATGTAATTTTAGTAGGTTCTTGGTCCCCCTAAAGGCTCATCATGGTACCCAAAGGACCCTAGATTAAAGACATTTGTTACAGATATTTGGAAAAGCTTCCATTCTGTTAAGAATTACTacgccgggcatagtggctcacccttataattctagcactttgggaggctgaggcaggtggactgcttcagcccaggagtttgagaccggtcaGGGCAAcaccatgaaaccctgtctctactaaaaatacaaaaaaattagctgagtgtggtggcacatgcctgtagtcccaactactcgggaggctgaggcacaagaattgcttgaaccctgaaggtggaggttgcagtgagccaagatcatgccactgcactccagcctgagcaacagagtgagactcggtctcaaaaacaaaacaaaacaaaacaaaactacatacGTATTTGGGGGCATGGGACGCAAGTGAAGTGAGACACTAGACTACTACATATACTCAAACTAAGTGACCATTTGGCCTATAATTGGCCAGATAATGGGCCTATGAACTGGCAAGAGTACTGAACTGTTCTAATGAGCACAGGACTGATCTATCAAGGCAATTTGTAGATTCCTTAAATCTTAACACAATGTGCTGGTCTTTACTGAACTGTGTGTGACGGCACTGGTCATTCAAAAAGCTGTGTcttcatgaaaaaatgctcatcatcactggccatcagagaaatgcaaatcaaaaccacaatgagataccatctcacaccagttagaatggcaatcattaaaaagtcaggaaacaacaggtgctggagaggatgtggagaaataggaacacttttacactgttggtgggattgtaaactagttcaaccattatggaaaacagtatggcgattcctcaaggatctagaactagatgtaccatatgacccagccatcccattaatgggtatatacccaaaggattataaattatgctgctataaagacacatgcacacgtatgtttattgcagcactattcacaatagcaaagacttggaatcaacccaaatgtccatcagtgacagagtggattaagaaaatgtggcacatatacaccatggaatactatgcagccataaaaaaggatgagtttgagtcctttgtagggacatggatgcagctggaatccatcattcttagcaaactatcacaagaacagaaaaccaaacaccgcatgttctcactcataggtgggaactgaacaatgagatcactcggactcaggaaggggaacatcacacaccggggcctatcatggggaggggggaggggggagggattgcattgggagttatacctgatgtaaatgacgagttgatgggtgcagcacagcaacatggcacaagtatacatatgtaacaaacctgcacgttatgcacatgtaccctacaacttaaagtattataataatataataaagtataattataatatattaaaaaaaaaaaaaaaaaaaaagctgtgtctTCCTGCACacttttcatacacacacacacatacacacacacacatattttatttcaacCACCAAACGAACTGAATAAATATTACTTTAGGCTGTTGAGCTTTCCCTAGAAAAAAGTGGCAATGTAGAAATTCTAAAGAGCTAAGATACCAATTCCTTTCGATTATGATAAACCCTAACCTGCTTAAAAACACTCTGGGGACACACTTCTACTCTTCTTACTGTAAGAGAAAGATCAGAGAAAATcattcacaaaaagaaaaaaaccaaaaagctgtGAAATTCTTTTCCATTAAGCAATGGTAAGGTCAGAAATATGCGGAAATAAACAGTTTTAGCTTAATTTTCACCAGATAAAAAGTTGGgaaaagtttccatttctctaaatAAGAGAGAATGTAATTCAGGTTctttggagaaaatggaacattACCTATAAACTCAATAGTAAAGGGCACTAAACACTGGTATTCTTCATAAATCTCTGCTTATCAATATGTGGATGAAAAAAGGGACTAGGTAaagaaattaccttttttttttttttttttttttttttttaaatagatgggagtctcgctctgttgcaagctctgcctcctgggttcacaccattctcctgcctcagcctcccaagtagctgggacgacaggtgcccgccaccaccatcagccaatttttttgtactttcagtacagacagggtttccactgtgttagccaggatggtcttgatctcttgatctcctgacctcgtgattcacccgcctcagcctcccaaaagtgctgggattacagtcatgagccactgtgcccggctgtaaAGAcactatcttattttatttttaggataatAACTAATTAGGGTAACCAATTAGCGTCTAACCCCTAGGTCAGGTGAGCACTACCATGGTTATGCAAAAAAAGTAGAGATAAAACAGATATTATCTAAACCAATTAAGTTTGTGGCTGCTGAATACATAGTAAATTTTAATATACACGGTTCCTTTCCCTGAAATCAACACACAGCAGGACACTCCCCCAAATGGGAAAAATCTCATCtataacagatatatatattatCTTAGAAGCTTTCAGGTCCTTGTAAATTTTCTATTCTCTTCTTAAAGCtgaagaaaatatgttcaacaaatATAGCCAAAATGAACTCAAGAAAGCAATTAACTTTcatcaaattagaaaatgtaattaaactTCTCTTTAGTATTTCTGGACAAGCCAATTTATCCTTTACTTTAGAgtatatgtgatatggtttggctctgtgtccccaccccaatctcatgttgaattgtaatccccaatgttgggggagggacctggtgggaggtgatttgatcatggagACAGATTTTCCcgttgctgttctcgtgatagtgagttctcacaagatctggttgtttgaaagtgtgtagcgacaggttccaagatggccaaacaggaacagctccagtctacagctcctagcgtgagcgatgcagaagacgggtgatttctgcatttccaactgaggtactgggttcatctcactgggcttgttggacagtgggtgcagccacggagtgtgagctgaagcagggcagggcatcgctTCACTCTGGAAGCATAAGGGGTCGGGggattccctttcctagccaagggaaaccgtgacagacagtacctggaatatcaggacactcccaccctaatactgtgcttttccaatggtcttagcaaacagcacaccaggagattatatctcgtgcctggctcggagggtcccatgcccatgaaGCCTCattcactgccagcacagcagtctgagatcgaactgcaaggtggcagcgaggctgggggaggggcacccaccattgctgaggcttgagtaggtaaacaaagcagccaggaacctcgaactgggtggagcccaccgcagctcaaggaggcctgactgcgggggcagggcacagctgaacaaaaggcagcagaaacttctgcagacttaaacgtccctgtctgacagctttgaagagagtagtggttctcccagcatggagtttgagatctgagaatggacagactgcctcaagtgggtccctgaccgcCGAGCAGCCTAACTGgcaggcacctcccagtaggggccaactgacacctcatacagccgggtgcccctctgagacgaagtttcaggggaaggatcaggcagccacatttgccgttctgcaatatttgctgttctgcagcctccgctggtgatacccagacaaacagggtctggggtggacctccagcaaactccaacacacctgcagctgagggtcctgactgttagaagggaaactaacaaacagaaaggacatccacacaaaaccccttctgtacgtcaccatcatcaaagaccaaaggtagataaaaccacaaagatggggaaaaaacagagcagaaaagctgaaaattctaaaaatcagagcgcctctccccctccaaaggaatgcagctcctcactagcaacagaacaaagctggtaggagaatgactttgacgagctgagagaagaaagcttctctgagctaaagaaggatgttcaaacccatcacaaagaagctaaaaaccttgaaaaaagattagacaaatggctaactagaataaacagagcagagaagaccttaactgacctgatggagctgaaaaccatggcaccagaactacgtgacgcatgcacaagcgtCATTTGAATTTGGCTCAGTAGCcaaattcgatcaagtggaagaaagggtatcagtgactgaagatcaaatgaatgaaatgaagcaagaagagaagctTAAGAGTAAAAAGAgcgaaaagaaatgaacaaaacctccaataaatatgggactatgtgaaaataccaaatctatgtctgattggtatacctgaaagtgacgggggagaatggaaccaagctggaaaacactcttcaggatattatccaggagaacttctccaacctagcaaggcagaccaatattcaaattcaggaaatacagagaaacaccacaaagatactccttgagaagagcaactccaagacaaataattgtcagattcaccaaagttgaaatgaaggaaaaaatgttaagggcagccagagagaaaggtcgggttacccacaaagggaagcccatcagactaacagcggatctcctggcagaaactctacaagccagagagaatgggggccaatatttcttaaagaaaacaattttcaacccagaaattcatattcagccaaactaagcttcataagtgaaggagaaataaaatcttttacagacaaacaaatgctgagagattctgtcaccaccaggcctgccgtacaagagctcctgaaggaagcattaaacacagaaaggaataaccagtaccagccactgcaaaaacatgccaaattgtaaagaccattgatgctaagaagaaactgcatcaactactgagcaaaataaccagctaacatcataatgacaggatcaaattcacacacaacaatattaaccttaaatgtaaacgggctaaacgctccaattaaaagacacagactggcaaattggataaagagtcaagacccatcagtttgctgtattcaggagacccatctcacgtgcagagacacacatacgctcaaaataaagggacggagatgtaccaagcaaatggaaaacaaaaaaaaagcaggggatgCAATTCtcatctctgataaaacagactttaaaccaacaaagatgaaaacaaatgaagaaggccattacataatggtaaagggatcaattcaacaagaagagctaactatactaaatatatatatgcaaccaatacaggagcacccagattcataaagaaagtccttaagagacctacaaagagacttagacccccatacaataatgggagactttaacaccccactgtcaacatcagacggataaacaagacagaaagttaaaaaggatgtCCAGGAATTAAaatcagctctgcaccaagtggacctaatagacatctacagaactcgccaccctaaatcaacagaatacacattcttctcagcaccacattgcacttattccaaaattgaccacatagttggaagtaaagcactcctcagcaaatgtaaaagaacagaaattataacaaactgtctctcagaccacagtgcaatcaaactggaactcaggattaagaaactcacttgcCTTTCCGGCAGTGACGACCTACCCTCACGAGAACATGCCTCTCACAAAGGATCTCCTTCATCCCTCcccagaagagaagaggaaacacaAGAAGAAACGCCTGGTGCAGAGCCCCAATTCCTACTTCATGGATGTGAAATGCCCAGGATGCTATAAAATCACCACGGTCTTTAGCCATGCACAAACGGTAGTTTTGTGTGTTGGCTGCTCCACTGTCCTCTGCCAGCCTACAGGAGGAAAAGCAAGGCTTACAGAAGGATGTTCCTTTAGGAAGAAGCAGCACTAAAAGCACTCTGAATCAAGATGAGTGGGAAACCATCTCAATAAACacattttggattaaaaaaaaaaaaaaaaaagaaaagaaactcactcaaaaccactcaactacatggaaactgaacaacctgctcctgaatgactactgagtacataatgaaatgaaggcagaaataaagatgttctttgaaaccaatgagaacaaagacacaacataccagaatctctgggacgcatttaaagcagtgtgtagagggaaatttacagcactaaatgcccacaagagaaagcaggaaagatctaaaattgacaccctaacatcacaattaaaaaaactagagaagcaagagcaaacacattccaaagctagcagaaggcaagaaataactaagatcagagcagaactgaaagagatagagatacaaaaaacccttcaaaaaaatcaacgaatccagagctgattttttaaaaagatcaacaaaattgatagaccgttagcaagactaagaaagaagaaaagagagaaaaatcaaatagacgcagtaaaaaatgataaaggggatatcaccaccgatcccacagaaatacaaagtaccatcagagaatactaaaacacctctatgcaaataaactaggaaatctagaagaaatggataaattcctggacacacacacaccctcccaagactaaaccaggaagaagttgaatccctgaatagactaataacaggctctgaaattgaggcaataatagcctaccaaccaaaaaaagtccaggaccagacagattcacagccaaattctaccagaggtaccaaaaggaatggtaccattccttctgaaactattccaatcaatagaaaaagagggaatcctccctaactcattttatgaggccagcatcatcctgataccaaagcctggtagagacataacaaaaaaagagaattttagaccaatatccctgatgaacactgatgcaaaaatcctcaacaaaatactggcacaccaaatccagcagcacatcaaaaagcttatccatcacgatcaagctggctttatccctgggatgcaaggctggttcaacatatgcaaatcaataaacgtaatccatcatataaacagaacaaagacaaaaaccacatgattatctcaaaagatgcagaaaaggcctttgacaagattcaacagccttcatgctaaaaactctccataaactaggtattgatgggacgtatctcaaaataataaaagctatttatgacaaacccacagccaatatcatactgaataagcaaaaactggaagcattccctttgaaaactggcacaagacaaggaggccctctctcaccactcctattcaacatagtgttggaagttctggccagggaaatcaggcaggagaaagaaacaaagggtattcaattaggaaaagaggaagtcaaattgtccctgtttgcagatgacatgattgtatatttagaaaaccccattgtctcaacccaaaatctccttaagctgataagtaacttcagcaaagtctcaggatacaaaatcaatgtgcaaaaatcacaagaattcctatacgccaataagagacaaacagagagccaaatcatgagtgaacttccattcacaactgcttcaaagagaataaaataccaagaaattcaacttacaagggatgtaaaggacctcttcaagaactacaaaccactgctcaacaaaataaaagaggacacaaacaaatggaagaacattccatgctcacagataggaataatcagtatcgtgaaaacggccatactgcccaaggtaatttacagattcaacgccatccccatcaagctaccaatgactttcttcacagaattggaaaaaactactttaaagttcatatggaaccaaaaaagagcccatatggccaagacaatactaagccaaaacaaagctggaggcatcatgctacctgacttcaaactacactacaaggctacagtaaccaaaacagcatggtactggtaccaaaacatgagatacagaccaatggaacagaacagagccctcagaaataataccacacatctacaaccatttgatctttgacaaacctgacaaaaacaagaaatggggaaaggattccctatttaataaatggtgctgggaaaattggctagccatatgtaga is from Macaca fascicularis isolate 582-1 chromosome 20, T2T-MFA8v1.1 and encodes:
- the LOC102124437 gene encoding small ribosomal subunit protein eS27-like, whose product is MPLTKDLLHPSPEEKRKHKKKRLVQSPNSYFMDVKCPGCYKITTVFSHAQTVVLCVGCSTVLCQPTGGKARLTEGCSFRKKQH